The Methanofollis sp. UBA420 genome contains a region encoding:
- a CDS encoding HEAT repeat domain-containing protein has product MGSTIRASEYWDWREEFTDLGDDPVASLIEKLADDDIAVRWKAAWALGHLGDSRAVDPLIASLDFAGPMVVGEGVFTLNMAAAWALGKLKDPRAVEPLIRGLSSACSDYVWVAAWALGEIGDTRAVGPLQEARERDEFECVWQGDASWSERVSDPAENVVLTAITGRTFHGPETPVEKALEKLGEKKDYT; this is encoded by the coding sequence ATGGGCAGCACGATCCGAGCGTCCGAATACTGGGACTGGAGAGAGGAGTTCACCGACCTTGGCGACGACCCTGTCGCATCGTTGATAGAGAAACTCGCCGACGACGATATCGCCGTGCGGTGGAAGGCCGCGTGGGCCCTCGGCCATCTCGGCGACAGCCGCGCCGTCGACCCTCTCATCGCCTCCCTGGACTTCGCCGGCCCCATGGTCGTGGGAGAAGGGGTATTCACCCTGAACATGGCCGCCGCCTGGGCCCTCGGGAAACTGAAAGACCCGCGGGCTGTCGAACCTCTCATCCGGGGCCTTTCAAGCGCCTGCTCCGACTATGTCTGGGTCGCGGCCTGGGCCCTCGGCGAGATCGGGGACACGCGTGCGGTCGGACCCCTGCAGGAGGCGCGGGAGAGGGACGAGTTCGAGTGCGTCTGGCAGGGCGACGCCTCGTGGAGCGAGCGGGTGTCCGACCCTGCGGAGAATGTCGTCCTCACCGCCATCACGGGGCGGACGTTCCACGGCCCGGAGACGCCGGTCGAGAAGGCGCTCGAAAAACTGGGCGAAAAAAAGGATTACACCTGA